One Triticum dicoccoides isolate Atlit2015 ecotype Zavitan chromosome 5B, WEW_v2.0, whole genome shotgun sequence genomic window carries:
- the LOC119307913 gene encoding probable histone H2AXb — protein MSSAGGGRGKGKAVSKTVSRSSKAGLQFPVGRIARYLKIGKYAQRVGAGAPVYLSAVLEYLAAEVLELAGNAARDNKKTRIVPRHIQLAVRNDEELSRLLGAVTIAAGGVLPNIHTTLLPKKVGKGKGDIGSASQEF, from the exons ATGAGTTCTGCCGGCGGCGGGAGGGGCAAGGGCAAGGCGGTGTCCAAGACCGTCTCGCGGTCTTCCAAGGCCGGCCTCCAGTTCCCCGTCGGCCGCATCGCCAGGTACCTCAAGATCGGCAAGTACGCCCAGCGCGTAGGCGCCGGCGCCCCCGTCTACCTCTCCGCCGTCCTCGAGTACCTCGCCGCTGAG GTCCTGGAGCTCGCCGGCAACGCTGCGCGCGACAACAAGAAGACCCGGATCGTGCCGCGCCACATCCAGCTGGCGGTCCGCAACGATGAGGAGCTGAGCCGGCTTCTGGGCGCGGTCACCATCGCCGCCGGTGGTGTGCTGCCCAACATCCACACCACGCTGCTCCCCAAGAAAGTCGGCAAGGGCAAGGGCGACATCGGCTCCGCGTCCCAGGAGTTCTAG